Proteins encoded by one window of Chryseobacterium sp. POL2:
- the ruvB gene encoding Holliday junction branch migration DNA helicase RuvB, which yields MPEFLHPDKDNYSPEELMSEEQIRPQSFQDFAGQRKTLENLEVFVAAAKNRAAALDHVLLHGPPGLGKTTLAHIIANELGVGCKITSGPVLDKPGSLAGLLTNLEENDVLFIDEIHRLSPIVEEYLYSAMEDFKIDIMLETGPNARSVQIGLNPFTLVGATTRSGMLTKPLLARFGIQSRLEYYNIELLSSIIIRSARVLGIKIYEDAAIEIARRSRGTPRIANALLRRVRDFAEVKGNGEIEIKITKYALNSLNVDEFGLDEMDNKMLLTMIQNFKGKPVGISALATSIGENPETLEEVYEPYLIQEGFIIRTPRGREVTDKAYQHLNLTKLKSPGELF from the coding sequence ATGCCGGAGTTTCTTCATCCCGATAAAGACAATTATTCGCCTGAAGAGTTGATGAGTGAGGAACAAATTCGTCCCCAGTCGTTTCAAGATTTTGCGGGACAACGCAAGACTTTAGAGAATCTAGAAGTCTTTGTCGCAGCTGCCAAAAATAGAGCTGCTGCGCTGGATCATGTATTATTACACGGACCGCCCGGACTTGGGAAAACAACATTGGCTCATATTATCGCAAACGAATTGGGGGTGGGATGCAAAATAACATCTGGACCAGTTCTTGACAAACCAGGAAGTTTGGCAGGATTGCTCACCAATCTGGAGGAGAACGATGTTCTTTTCATTGACGAAATCCACCGTTTGTCACCCATTGTGGAAGAATATCTGTACTCTGCGATGGAAGATTTTAAAATCGATATTATGCTAGAAACAGGGCCTAATGCGAGAAGTGTACAGATAGGACTTAATCCCTTTACCTTGGTTGGAGCAACCACAAGATCGGGGATGTTGACCAAGCCTTTGTTGGCGCGATTTGGTATTCAGTCACGTTTAGAATATTATAATATCGAATTGCTGTCAAGCATTATTATACGAAGTGCGCGGGTCTTAGGAATTAAAATTTATGAAGATGCGGCTATCGAAATAGCACGACGTAGCCGAGGAACACCAAGAATTGCGAATGCCCTGTTGCGACGTGTTCGTGATTTTGCAGAAGTGAAAGGCAATGGCGAAATAGAAATTAAGATTACAAAATATGCTTTAAATTCTCTAAATGTAGATGAATTTGGACTTGATGAAATGGATAACAAAATGTTGTTGACAATGATTCAGAATTTTAAAGGAAAGCCAGTTGGCATAAGTGCTTTAGCGACATCTATTGGCGAAAATCCCGAAACTTTGGAAGAAGTCTATGAGCCCTATTTAATTCAGGAAGGATTTATTATTCGCACACCGCGCGGTCGGGAAGTAACGGACAAGGCTTATCAGCATCTTAATTTAACAAAGTTAAAAAGTCCAGGCGAATTATTTTAA